A region of the Terriglobales bacterium genome:
TTCGGCCACTGGGGCTTCGACTTGCTCGTCGAGGACATGGTGCGGTTAAGCGCTATTGCCAGAGAAGAAAATCCCGATGCTCCATTCATCCTGCTAGGACACAGCATGGGCTCTTTCGCAGCCCAACAATACGTGCTCGAGCATAGCCGCCAAGTCGACGCACTTGTCCTTTCTGGATCAGGCGCTCTGGACGGACTCGCACACCTCGCCAGTGCAGCGCCGCCGGGCAGGAACATTCTGAACGCTCCCTTTGAGCCGGCGCGGACTCCACTCGACTGGTTGAGCCGCGATGACGCAGTTGTCAATGCGTTCATTAACGACCCGCTGTGCTTCCCGCGACTTCAGCCCGCGTCTTTCAATTCATTTCTCGCGGCTGCGCCTCGATTGTCCGATCCCATGAGGCTTGGAAGGATACGTTCCGACTTGCCTATCTACCTTTTTTCGGGCAGTGCAGATCCAGTGGGCCAACAACTCGAAGGGCTTGAAATCCTGATAGCTCGCTACCACCAAGCGGGACTCTACGACATTACGCATGATTTTTACTCCGGCGGGCGGCACGAGATGCTCAATGAACTAAATCGCGACGAAGTCCGGGCTAATCTGCTTGCCTGGATCTTCGGGGTTCTGAAGAAAGAGGACCAGAGCGAGGCCGCTTCCGTTAGGGAAAACGCAATTCCTGCGGAGGATCAATCGAACATGCAAACAGAAGATGGTAGGAGCTAAGCAAGCTACATGCCGACGTCTGTAGCCATTACCTTTGTCCTGATTATCGTGGCGCGAATCACTGATGTCACGCTGGACACAGTTCGCACCGCGGCGATCATTCAAGGCCGTCGCGTATTTGCAGCGGTCCTTGGCTTCTTTGAAGCCGTCATCTACATCTGCGTCGTGGCTAAGGTCCTACTCAACGTGAATCACCCGATATATGCGCTCGCATACGGGACCGGATTTGCTTCCGGAACATTCTTGGGAATTTTGATCGAGCAGCATCTGGCCTTCGGGGAGCAGGTGGTATCACTTTTCACGAGGAAGGGCGCAGAGCTCTCCAAGGCGCTTGCAGATGCTGGCTATCTCACGGCGGAAGTGCACGGGCATACGCGCGAGGGAGACTTGGCGATCCTCCACGTTGAGATTCCCCGCAAACTCACTCGCGACTTAGTTCGGGATGCCACCGCCGTCGATCCGAGTTGTTTCTGCGTGATCAACGATGTGCGAATGGCGAAATTCCTAGCAGGCTCAACGCAAAACTCCACGCACATGGGCATGAGCACCTCAGATGCGCATGGATTTGCTCGTTTGAAACGTCAATAAGGTCAGCCAAGTGTTTG
Encoded here:
- a CDS encoding alpha/beta hydrolase; amino-acid sequence: MAVPGGQATTIPSTEFRITSTDGLQIACARWDSRGGVRGVVQIAHGMGEHIGRYAGLIEFLVSAGFTVYGNDHRGHGRTASSAKHFGDFGHWGFDLLVEDMVRLSAIAREENPDAPFILLGHSMGSFAAQQYVLEHSRQVDALVLSGSGALDGLAHLASAAPPGRNILNAPFEPARTPLDWLSRDDAVVNAFINDPLCFPRLQPASFNSFLAAAPRLSDPMRLGRIRSDLPIYLFSGSADPVGQQLEGLEILIARYHQAGLYDITHDFYSGGRHEMLNELNRDEVRANLLAWIFGVLKKEDQSEAASVRENAIPAEDQSNMQTEDGRS
- a CDS encoding DUF5698 domain-containing protein, whose translation is MPTSVAITFVLIIVARITDVTLDTVRTAAIIQGRRVFAAVLGFFEAVIYICVVAKVLLNVNHPIYALAYGTGFASGTFLGILIEQHLAFGEQVVSLFTRKGAELSKALADAGYLTAEVHGHTREGDLAILHVEIPRKLTRDLVRDATAVDPSCFCVINDVRMAKFLAGSTQNSTHMGMSTSDAHGFARLKRQ